The Geobacter sp. AOG2 genome includes a window with the following:
- the prfA gene encoding peptide chain release factor 1 codes for MFDKIEELERRYQEVEALLSDPTVISNQPEFRKLSREHADLSQLVAAYRRWRKVLEEIEENRELLSDADMKEMAEEELKSLEAEKEQLEADIQLLLLPKDPNDNKSVILEIRAGTGGDESALFAGDLFRMYSRFADTNRWKVETISASESERGGFKEIIASVEGEGVFAKLKYESGTHRVQRVPETEAQGRIHTSACTVAIMPEAEDVDIDIRPDDLKIDVYRSSGAGGQHVNTTDSAVRITHLPTGTVVACQEERSQIKNRAKAMKVLKTRILDTILQEQSAKLAADRKQQVGSGDRSERIRTYNFPQGRMTDHRIGLTLYRLDSIMAGDIAEIADALRAHYQMEALKAQSEGN; via the coding sequence ATGTTCGACAAGATAGAAGAGCTTGAGCGGCGCTACCAGGAAGTGGAAGCGCTGCTGTCCGACCCCACGGTCATCTCCAATCAGCCGGAGTTCCGCAAGCTCTCCCGGGAACATGCCGACCTGAGCCAGCTGGTGGCGGCCTACCGCCGCTGGCGCAAGGTGCTGGAGGAGATCGAGGAGAACCGGGAGCTGTTGTCCGACGCGGACATGAAGGAGATGGCCGAGGAGGAGTTGAAGAGCCTGGAGGCGGAAAAGGAACAATTGGAGGCCGATATCCAACTGCTTCTGCTGCCCAAGGACCCCAACGACAACAAGAGCGTCATCCTGGAGATCCGGGCCGGGACCGGCGGCGACGAGTCCGCCCTGTTCGCCGGGGATCTGTTCCGCATGTATTCACGCTTTGCCGACACCAACCGCTGGAAGGTGGAGACCATCTCGGCCTCCGAATCGGAGCGGGGCGGCTTCAAGGAAATCATCGCCTCCGTGGAAGGCGAGGGGGTCTTTGCCAAGCTCAAGTACGAGTCCGGCACCCACCGGGTGCAGCGCGTGCCCGAGACCGAGGCCCAGGGGCGCATCCACACCAGCGCCTGCACCGTGGCGATCATGCCCGAGGCAGAGGACGTGGACATCGACATTCGGCCCGATGACCTGAAGATCGACGTCTACCGTTCTTCCGGCGCGGGCGGGCAGCACGTCAACACCACCGACTCTGCGGTGCGCATCACCCACCTCCCCACCGGCACGGTGGTGGCCTGCCAGGAGGAACGCAGCCAGATCAAGAACCGGGCCAAGGCCATGAAGGTCCTGAAGACCCGCATCCTGGACACCATCCTCCAGGAACAGAGCGCCAAACTGGCCGCCGACCGCAAGCAGCAGGTCGGTTCCGGCGACCGTAGCGAGCGCATCCGCACCTACAACTTCCCCCAGGGGCGCATGACCGACCACCGTATCGGCCTGACCCTCTACCGCCTGGATTCCATCATGGCGGGGGACATCGCCGAGATCGCCGACGCCCTGCGCGCCCATTACCAGATGGAAGCGCTGAAAGCACAAAGCGAAGGGAATTGA